TATGAACCGtcctccccttagcagcctcctgtgctgcAGTATCTACCCTGAATAAACCATTTCTGGTATGATTTTGCGTTCTCGTGGCAGTAAACTACAATTCCCACCATGCACTTTGTTTTTAAAGACGTAATTTTACATTGTCACATGATCACATCCCAATCAAGTCACATGCCACCGTTGCTTGTTCAGAAGGAATTTCATTCCACGTGCGGTTGTTGCAGAGAAACACAAGAATcggagagacaacagagaggtaTTTATTGAGTATTTTATATGCATTTTCATATTTTCAACTGAATAGGTTCAAGGATATGTAGGTGAAGAGGTCGGTATCAGGTCGGCAACAGCTGACTATGATGCGGTGTCCAGTTTGCTGTAAAGACATCAGCAATTAGGTTAATTGTCGTGATTTGTGTTTTTCTAGACCTGTAGCTAGATCTGAATCTAAGATTCAGCTGCTTTATATGCAAAGTTGCCTATTAGTAAAGCTACAAAATGTCTGTATTTTATGAATGTTTCTAGTCGTTATTGTTTAGGTAGCTCCAGTGGCGTTTCTATGATTTGATGAcattgtgtgtgttattgtgtgttatttcattattTGTATGTCGTCGGtgttattctataatgtagaaaatagtcaaaataaagaaacccttgaatgagtaggtgttctaaaccttcTAAGACCGGTAGtgtatttcacagtggtttagatggtagaGTGATTCTCTACACTGAGGGCTTGTTTTGACACAAACTGAAGTTAGGCAAACTATTTTGAATTTTTGCGAaaaggaaatggcggagcgatttctgcatattgcacctttttaAGAATTtggtaaaaaattataataaatgtaGGGAAACTATCCCTTTTTTAAAATAGGTCTTAATGTCCTGCAGGGAATATATTTCCCCTTCAGGGGATTTGAAAATGTTAATGGTATGATAATTCATTTCTCCAAGTCACCTCAACTTAAAGAAAAATCTAAAGGTGGTTGAGGATGACTAGTTGCAGACACGTGTCATCTTTTTATTTAGTGTTTATGGTCTATTGACAGGCCCCTTACAATCTCTGCCTAGCAGCTTGTGAACACAAACAAAATGACAAAATAATTGAGGTAAGATAAGTATGTAGTCTATTTCCCTTTGACTAAATTAAGTGAGATGAAGTTGTTATCCACCTTGTATTTCAATATAGCTTATTCTCATTTATGACTTAAAATCAACATGTCCATGACATAGCTTAGCTACATGAATGCCTACAAAAATGCATGGCCCCTGACAAGCACAATAATTAGTCTGTAGGTCACATGCCTGACAGTGAGGTTTACAACATATATCTACTGTGACACACTGTGTCATCATGAGAACAGTGACCCTGATCACTGAAGTCCACTTTACTGTGATCCTTCTCAGGGATATGAAGTGAAAGGTCTGATCCCAAGAGATATCTAAAGCTAATGATTACATGTCTCTTTAGAATGTGTTTCCGAGGGATGCTGTAAagcaggggtaggcaactagattcagcctaGGGGCGATTTTTGTCGGAGCGAATGGTCGGGtgccggaacataattataataattttgaACACTGAAATTGACTACAACTAGGCCCAAAAAGAGAttatatttgaaaataacaatttcataccttgattacttTGAGAAACGATCATgtctcttttttattttatttgtgggaatacttgggaacagatttcttaaattaaaCTCATTTTTAGGTGAGTTCCTGGTGATTAGTCTTTTTTTGACcagtctttttatttatttaagattttttatttttggtcATATCCTGGTGTTGGTGAGTAAAGCAAGGTCAGCCGACAGCACAAGGCATGGGACCGGGGGGAGAACGCACTGACAAGAACGTGTAGGCTACTGGGAAAGCAGGTTGTGGCTTTACTAGGTAGTAAGCACTTAGAGAGCGCTGAGATAAGGTGTCGAGAAGGCCAAAGATGTAATGTGTGTTTGTCTTGTTGCAGATTGATGAAAGGGTTGACTGCTGGGTGACACTACATCCACTTTGAGGATAAACTGACAAGCAATCATCTGTGTCCTAAATGTCACAAGAGCCACAACAAACTTTCAACCTTCAGACTTACCCCTCAACCCAAACTCTGAATACCCGCAACTCAGCTCTTTAGTGTTGAAGTCTGCATCGAACAGAGTAGGGTGAATTTGAGGGTGTTTTAGATCGTGTTTTTGGGACTGTGCCTGCCGGGTTGTGTCCCATGGCGATTAACAGTGAGGCGGGGGACTGGGCCGAGGCTGGGATTGAAGATGCTGGTGAGAGGGCGTGGCTACTGCAGAGCCCCGTTGTGGAGTCCGTTCACCCCCCTTtgtcagacagggagaggagtggaggggtgtcTGCCACAGCCGCTGTCTTCATTGTGGTGAACGCTGCGCTGGGGGCAGGACTACTCAACTTCCCCGCCGCCTTCAACATGGCCGGAGGCGTGATTGCAGGGGTGGTGCTACAGATGGTGAgcgctacacacacacttttgagaCCGAAGCCTGCACACGGTGGCACTCCAGGAGCAGAAGTGATAAATACTGCATATATATACAGGGATGTATTTGGTAAAACTTCCTGTTTTTGTGTGTTGTAGTCCATGCTGAGTTTCATCATCAGTGGTCTGGTGATCCTGGCATACTGCTCCCAGGTTAGTAAGTTAATACACCCCCCCGCTACAATTGAAGACATTCTTATCCAGCAGTACTCATCCTAGTGACCCTGTGCTGCTTGTCTAGGTCAGTAATGAGAGCACCTACCAGGAGGTGGTGCGGGCCTCGTGTGGGAAGGTCACCGGTGTAATCTGTGAGGTGGCCATCGCTGTCTACACCTTCGGCACCTGCATCGCCTTCTTTATCGTCATTGGAGACCAGCTGGACCGCTGTGAGTGTTTCTCACACATAGATAATGAACGTGTGCACActtttttaaatactttattttaCTCCACAAATCACATTACAGTCGAAGAATTCAAGCAATTCAAACGGACATGGATATCTGGACACTTATGGATGCATTTACTTGAAGACAGTGCAGATATAAAGTTTGACGGCACTCGGTTACTAAACTTTGCGTCTGCGCTGTTCTTCAGGGGAATGTGTTTTTGGTCATAGttaaaagtagtcattgtgcatagagttgtctgggtggtttaactttgcaatcataattttttgtttgacatacattttaaagtgaaaaatcgaAGTCTCCGCATCACTCTTGTTACCATAGAATTGCCCAACTTCTTCTCCAAACCACTAAGCTGCCCATGGCAGCTGACACACAAGGGGCTGGTATTTCAGCAACCTGTCAGCAAAGGTCTGCTCCATGTAGGAGTCAAAAGAGCAACCCACTTCTAAAATTAGCTCCTCCCCCACAACAACAATATCTGGCGTATTCTGTATACAAGAAAACACATCAATGTcaaaccagcctcctctgacaagAGACTGTTTGTGAATGGTGTTACTGTCTGTCTCGCATCACTAGCTATCGGGTCAATGAGGCGGTCATGTCTAGCTATGTAAAAGTCCTTGTATGAACGCAACCATTAACAACGTGCCGCAGACTCCATTACGTTTGACTTGTGTAAAATACAATACAGATCAAAGTTTGCAGGGTACCAGAGTActaggttacacacacacacacagttgacaaAACAGAAGGTCATTTCACTCAGTTGCAGATTGTAGCATTGGCTAGCCTTTTTCACCAGTTTTCCATTTCCTTTGTACCTTCAAAAAAGGTCATCCTCAGCTGTTATTGCACCATCACACTAGATGTGTGTTAGTTGATGTGTTGTATTAGTGTCGTCAGTAAATTAAGAGTTGTTATCACTGTGGATAAGAGCCAAGGGAGTCTGTGATGAGATCCTCTCTAGCTCAGCTATTTAGATATGCCGTCATACTGAAATGGCCTTTGAGTGCTGACCAGTTGGAAAGCCACCTTCGGTCAACCTCAGATGGACTATGACCCTGCTATCAGATAGCCAGCACTACAACAATTCCACTTTAAATAAGACGTTAGTCAATGGAATGTTTTGTTTGCTCTGCTCCCTTTCCTCTATCTCTCTTactatctctgtctttctgtagtGATGGCTGCAATAGCTCATTTGCCAGACGGTGTGGTCGGTGGTCACTGGTACATTGACCGTAAGTTCACCATTTGTGTGACCGCCGTCCTGGTCATtctgcctctctccatccccaaaGAGATTGGCTTCCAGAAATACGCCAGGTATGCCTTCCTGCATCCAATGAATACACTTTACACATTGACCAAGTATATCTTTCCACACCACCCTTTAGTCTACAACTGATGATTGAATTAGAATTTGAAGCCTGCTTTGTATCACTAGGCTACAGGAACACAGGTCCGTCTGATAAGGCTGTTCTCCTGTTTGTAGTGCGCTGAGTGTTGTTGGCACCTGGTATGTCACCATTGTGGTAATACTGAAATACATCTGGCCTGATAAAGAGATGACCCCTGGCTACATTCCAACCAGGTAAGCTAATTGaactactgtaccagtcaaaagtttggacacacctactcattccagtttttttttcttttttttctacattgtagaataatagtgaagacatcaaaactatgaaataacaaatatggaatcatgtagtaaccagaaaagtgtaaaacaaatcaacatatattttatatttgagattcttcaaatagccacactttgccttgacagctttgcacacttttggcattttctcaaccagcttcatgaggtagtcacctcgaatgcatttcaattaacaggtgtgccttgttaaaggttaatttgtggaatttctttccttaaatGCGTTTGAGCTAATCCATTTTGTTTTGACAAGGGTTGGTAAACAGAAggtatccctatttggtaaaagaccaaatccatattatggcaagaacagctaaaaaaaaaacagaaatgacagtccatcattactttaagacatgaaggtcagtcaaaccagaacatttcaagaacgttgaaagtttcttcaagtgcagatgtaaaaaccatcaagcgctatgatgaaactgactcttatgaggaccgccacagaaaaggaaggaagacccagagttgcttctgctgcagaggataagttcattagagttaactgaacctcagattgcagcccaaataaatgcttcacagagttcaagtaacagacgcatctcaacatcaactgttcagaggagactgtgtgaatcaggccttcatggtcgaattgctgcaaagaaaccagtacataaggacatcaataagaagaagagacttgcttgggcaagaaagaaacacgagcaatggacattagacctgtggaaatatatcctttggtctgatgagtccaaatttgagatttttggttccaagcacAATGTCTTTGgtatgcagagtaggtgaacggatgatatccgcatgtgtggttcccaccgtgaagcatggaggaggaggtgtggggagctttgctggtgacactgtctgtgatttatttagaattcaaggcacacttacccagcatggctaccacagcattgtgcagcaatacgccatcccagcTGGTtttcacttagtgggactatgatttgtttttcaacagggcaatgacccaaaacacacatccaggctgtgtaagggctatttgaccaaggagagtgatggagtgctgcagcagatgacctgtcctccacaatcacccaacctcaacccaattgagatggtttgggatgagttggaccgcagagtgaagaaaaagcagccaacaagtgcacagcatatgtgggaactccttcaagactattggaaaagcattcctcatgaagctggttgagtgaatgccaagagtttACAAGCACCCATGATGCCAGATGGGAGAGAAAGTCCAGAAACGGCATTTCAGCCCACTCTCCTTGCATTAAAGCACATTCTACATCAAATTACATTTCACATCATGCTTTGTTTGTGTTGATCAGCCAGTGTGTCTGTTACAGCCCGTCCTCCTGGAGTGCAGTTTTGAACGCCATGCCCACCATATGCTTTAGCTTCCaggtatctgtctgtctgtgtttgtttgtgtgtatgaatgtgcAGGGGTGTGCATATGGCTATTTCTAATCCTTGGTTGAAAATGCTTGAAGTTATTTACATCCTtacacaatctctctctttctcattttctctATCTCTCAGTGTCATGTGAGCAGTGTGCCAGTGTTTAACAGCATGAGGAGGAGTGAACTCAAGCCCTGGGGAGGTGTGGTCACCGTCGGCATGATCATCTGCCTCTTTGTCTACACTggcacaggtgtgtgtttgtccacTGTGTGGCTCTATAGTCAGTTTTGAAAgcatcagttttttttttatgacaTGGCCCATTTCTTGTGTGATTCGTTGATGTGTAATGGTGCATACCCCATGTCTCAGGTGTCTGTGGCTTTCTGTCATTTGGGTCTAACGTCAGTCAGGATGTGCTGATGTCATATCCTCCTAATGACATCGCCGTGGCGATCGCAAGGGCCTTCGTCGTCATCTGTGTTATCACCTCCTATCCCATTCTACACTTCTGTGGCCGGTGAGACACTAACCTTACCCTACAAAGTACTGTGTGCCACCCATGCCGTTTCAGTACTACATTGTTGTGTTGTGTAACTTGTTTCTTCAGGGCGGTGCTGGAGGGGCTATGGCTCCGTTTCCACGGCGAGCAGGTGGAATTGTGTGTGAGGCGTGAGCGGAGACGCAGAGTGTTGCAGACGCTTGTGTGGTTCACGGTCACACTCGTCCTCGCACTCTTCATCCCCGACATTGGCCGAGTCATCTCCCTCATCGGAGGACTGGCAGCCTGCTTCATCTTTGT
The genomic region above belongs to Oncorhynchus mykiss isolate Arlee chromosome 6, USDA_OmykA_1.1, whole genome shotgun sequence and contains:
- the LOC110526454 gene encoding putative sodium-coupled neutral amino acid transporter 7, giving the protein MAINSEAGDWAEAGIEDAGERAWLLQSPVVESVHPPLSDRERSGGVSATAAVFIVVNAALGAGLLNFPAAFNMAGGVIAGVVLQMSMLSFIISGLVILAYCSQVSNESTYQEVVRASCGKVTGVICEVAIAVYTFGTCIAFFIVIGDQLDRLMAAIAHLPDGVVGGHWYIDRKFTICVTAVLVILPLSIPKEIGFQKYASALSVVGTWYVTIVVILKYIWPDKEMTPGYIPTSPSSWSAVLNAMPTICFSFQCHVSSVPVFNSMRRSELKPWGGVVTVGMIICLFVYTGTGVCGFLSFGSNVSQDVLMSYPPNDIAVAIARAFVVICVITSYPILHFCGRAVLEGLWLRFHGEQVELCVRRERRRRVLQTLVWFTVTLVLALFIPDIGRVISLIGGLAACFIFVFPGLCLIQAKLSETEVRSASWHGMVVYGVIMVTIGTFIFGQTTTNAIYQDAIHYSDSQ